One part of the Alligator mississippiensis isolate rAllMis1 chromosome 3, rAllMis1, whole genome shotgun sequence genome encodes these proteins:
- the LOC102564173 gene encoding B-cell differentiation antigen CD72 → MAESLMYAELQVTKPSPGRSTSPWVQATAPHQADGTYDNFQQGPVGEGPARNRAQQRRERRWRGRVLPLILLAACLVLLITTITLGVCYWQQGQRLQQTSRAHIVERDGLWQQVDVREQRLRQVGAVLGKTQEELAQTRVELGQAQQEGNRSQEDLHRRDVELQDTRVQLKETKAALEQEQEHSWDLQQQLDEAAITQARAWTCQVTDCCPEAWVLHHGKCLYVTKEKKTWLESKLECEEQFSQLLVSWEWERTTMPSFLTNTDTLFWIGLRQDQGQWTWIDGTSSKEPRTFGWRQDCGAMKGGNIEATYCSSFYAKHLAVCEKPAEPDMPRRLFPFGPWGMKMGPFN, encoded by the exons atggCTGAGAGCTTGATGTATGCTGAACTGCAGGTCACCAAGCCCTCCCCAGGACGAAGCACGAGCCCCTGGGTGCAGGCAACAG CCCCGCACCAGGCTGATGGCACCTACGACAACTTCCAGCAGGGCCCGGTGGGCGAGGGGCCAGCCAGGAACAGAGCCCAGCAGCGCAGAG AGCGCCGGTGGAGAGGACGGGTCCTGCCCCTGATTCTGCTGGCAGCCTGTCTGGTCCTGCTGATCACCACCATCACCCTGGGGGTCTGCT actggcagcaggggcagcggctGCAGCAGACATCCCGTGCCCACATCGTCGAGCGCGATGGCCTGTGGCAGCAGGTCGATGTCCGGGAGCAGCGGCTGAGGCAGGtgggtgcagtgctggggaaaacccaggaggagctggcacAGACCCGAGTGGAGCTGGGACAGGCACAGCAAGAGGGGAACCGCAGCCAGGAGGATCTGCACAGGCGGGACGTGGAGCTGCAGGACACCAGAGTGCAGCTGAAGGAGACCAAGGCAgcactggagcaggagcaggagcattCCTgggacctgcagcagcagctggatgaaGCTGCCATAACCCAGGCCAGAGCATGGACCTGCCAGGTCACAG ACTGCTGCCCGGAGGCCTGGGTGCTGCACCACGGGAAGTGCCTGTATGTCACCAAGGAGAAGAAGACCTGGTTGGAAAGCAAACTGGAGTGTGAAGAGCAATTCTCTCAGCTCCTTGTCTCCTGGGAGTGGGAACGCACAACCATGCCG AGCTTCCTCACCAACACGGACACCTTGTTCTGGATCGGGCTCCGGCAAGACCAGGGCCAGTGGACTTGGATCGATGGGACTTCTTCCAAAGA GCCAAGGACCTTTGGGTGGCGGCAGGATTGTGGAGCAATGAAAGGGGGAAACATAGAGGCCACCTATTGCTCTTCCTTTTATGCCAAGCACCTTGCAGTCTGCGAGAAGCCAGCTGAGCCTGACATGCCCCGACGTCTGTTTCCATTCGGCCCCTGGGGAATGAAGATGGGCCCCTTCAACTGA